A genomic window from Mesorhizobium sp. 131-2-1 includes:
- the ehuC gene encoding ectoine/hydroxyectoine ABC transporter permease subunit EhuC, protein MTNDFALGFSVAALAKGVVITLVVTFASSLVAIGLGVVVGLIRISPLWPLRWLGIAYIEFFRGTSMLVQVYWWFFVLPIFGIALSQWTVAIFGIGMNISGYGAEVVRAAIQGVDRGQYEASIALNLPRFAAMRRIFLPQAIRAMLPSWGNLLIDVLKGTSLIFFISITELTTAAKLAADFTGNYLLFFGVALFTYYIIARALITPLVRRLERRLSRGFIRETPV, encoded by the coding sequence ATGACAAACGATTTCGCGCTCGGCTTCAGCGTGGCAGCACTCGCCAAGGGGGTCGTGATCACCCTAGTTGTGACTTTCGCTTCATCCCTAGTGGCGATCGGCTTGGGGGTGGTTGTTGGCCTTATCCGGATATCGCCCCTTTGGCCGCTGCGCTGGCTCGGCATCGCGTATATCGAGTTTTTCCGCGGAACGTCGATGCTGGTTCAGGTCTACTGGTGGTTCTTTGTTCTGCCTATTTTCGGAATCGCGTTGTCCCAATGGACCGTCGCTATCTTCGGCATTGGTATGAATATTTCCGGTTACGGAGCCGAGGTAGTACGCGCCGCAATCCAAGGCGTCGACCGTGGTCAGTATGAAGCCAGCATAGCCCTAAACCTGCCGCGGTTCGCGGCCATGCGTAGAATATTCCTTCCTCAGGCGATTCGCGCCATGTTGCCCTCTTGGGGCAACCTTTTGATAGATGTTCTGAAGGGCACATCTCTTATCTTTTTCATCAGCATTACCGAGCTGACCACGGCTGCCAAGCTGGCAGCCGACTTCACCGGCAACTATTTGCTGTTCTTCGGAGTTGCATTATTTACCTACTACATCATCGCACGAGCGCTCATCACTCCGTTGGTGCGCCGGCTAGAACGTCGGCTGTCGCGCGGCTTCATCCGGGAGACACCAGTGTGA
- a CDS encoding aspartate aminotransferase family protein, with protein sequence MTINIKEISEKDRNAVLHPFTQLKDFATGKLGDPTIVETGQGIRIQDAHGNQLIDGFAGLYCVNVGYGRTEVAEAISRQAYRLAYYHTYAAHTTDELAILSDRLVKMAPGRMSKVFYGMSGSDANETQAKLVWYYNNLRGKPNKKKIISRERGYHGCSVVSGSMTGMSFYHDHMDLPLPQVVHTGVPHHYWGANLGETEREFSARRAAELDQLIEKLGSDNVGAFIAEPVLGTGGITPPPEGYWEAIQTVLKKHDVLLIADEVITGFGRTGSMFGSQHYGIEPDLITVAKGLTSAYFPLSAAIVGENVYEVLENGADRVGAFSHGYTYSGHPIGAAAANAVLDIVEKEDLPGNARQVGAYFQAQLKEKFAQLPIVGEVRGVGLMGAIEFVADREKKTRFDPSLKVGARVSKAARDRGLIARAMPHGDILGFAPPLVTTREEVDEIVSIAEKAVRCVIDDLVRSHPKL encoded by the coding sequence ATGACGATCAACATCAAAGAAATCAGCGAGAAGGACAGAAATGCCGTTCTTCATCCCTTTACGCAGCTTAAGGACTTTGCCACTGGCAAGCTCGGCGACCCGACCATTGTGGAAACAGGCCAAGGCATCCGGATCCAGGACGCCCATGGCAATCAGTTGATCGACGGCTTTGCGGGACTCTACTGCGTGAACGTCGGCTATGGCCGCACTGAAGTCGCTGAGGCGATCTCGCGCCAAGCCTATCGGCTGGCGTACTACCATACCTATGCAGCGCACACGACGGACGAACTCGCGATCCTGTCCGATCGTCTGGTCAAGATGGCGCCAGGCAGGATGAGCAAGGTGTTTTACGGCATGTCGGGCTCGGATGCGAACGAGACTCAGGCCAAGCTCGTCTGGTACTACAACAACCTGCGCGGCAAGCCGAACAAGAAGAAGATCATCTCGCGCGAGCGCGGCTATCATGGCTGCAGCGTGGTATCCGGCTCGATGACCGGCATGAGCTTCTATCACGACCATATGGACCTACCGCTGCCGCAGGTCGTTCACACGGGCGTGCCGCATCACTATTGGGGCGCCAACCTGGGCGAAACCGAACGCGAGTTCTCCGCTCGCCGTGCGGCAGAGCTCGACCAGCTGATCGAGAAGCTGGGGTCAGACAATGTCGGCGCCTTCATCGCCGAGCCGGTGCTTGGCACGGGTGGCATCACGCCCCCGCCCGAAGGCTATTGGGAAGCGATCCAGACCGTGCTCAAGAAGCATGACGTGCTCTTGATCGCCGACGAAGTCATCACCGGCTTCGGCCGCACCGGTTCGATGTTTGGCTCGCAGCATTATGGCATTGAGCCCGACCTGATCACCGTGGCCAAGGGCCTGACCTCCGCCTACTTCCCGCTCTCGGCCGCGATCGTCGGCGAGAATGTCTACGAGGTCCTCGAAAACGGCGCTGATCGTGTCGGCGCCTTCTCGCACGGATATACCTATTCCGGCCATCCGATCGGCGCGGCCGCGGCAAATGCGGTGCTCGACATTGTCGAAAAGGAAGATCTGCCCGGCAATGCCCGCCAGGTCGGCGCCTATTTCCAGGCGCAACTGAAGGAGAAGTTCGCCCAGCTGCCCATCGTCGGTGAGGTGCGCGGCGTTGGCCTGATGGGTGCAATCGAGTTCGTTGCCGACCGCGAGAAAAAGACGCGCTTTGATCCATCGCTGAAAGTCGGTGCTCGCGTCTCGAAAGCTGCCCGGGACCGTGGCTTGATCGCCCGCGCCATGCCGCATGGTGACATCCTCGGCTTTGCGCCGCCGCTCGTAACCACCAGGGAAGAAGTCGACGAGATCGTGTCCATTGCCGAAAAGGCAGTGCGCTGTGTGATCGACGACCTCGTTCGCAGCCACCCGAAGCTCTGA
- the tnpB gene encoding IS66 family insertion sequence element accessory protein TnpB, whose protein sequence is MITVVPTDRIYLCCGATDMRRGIDSLARMVQQVLALDPHLCIG, encoded by the coding sequence GTGATCACGGTGGTGCCGACCGACCGGATTTACTTGTGCTGCGGCGCGACCGATATGCGCCGCGGAATCGACAGCCTGGCGCGGATGGTGCAGCAGGTCCTCGCGCTCGACCCGCACTTATGCATCGGGTGA
- a CDS encoding UPF0262 family protein produces the protein MPATAFRLYDVSLGCSLGGADAEILREQALAVSELLESNSFVPIGHGGGPYRLKIDAGEGRLALHITDEDGAHVVSHYLSLSPLRRLLKDYTRMCLSYQQAMRWPGPDRLEAIDVGRRGLHDKAAELLRERLSTKVSIDKDTARRLFTLIYALLRRSAVHRSIVS, from the coding sequence ATGCCCGCAACTGCGTTCCGCCTCTACGATGTCTCGCTAGGCTGTTCCTTGGGTGGCGCAGATGCGGAGATTTTGCGCGAGCAGGCTCTTGCAGTTAGCGAGCTTCTGGAGAGCAACAGCTTCGTCCCAATCGGGCACGGCGGTGGTCCCTATCGCCTGAAGATCGACGCAGGGGAAGGGCGCCTAGCATTGCATATCACGGACGAGGACGGCGCGCATGTTGTCAGCCATTATCTCTCGCTGTCGCCTTTGCGCAGGCTGCTCAAGGACTACACCCGCATGTGCCTAAGCTATCAGCAGGCTATGCGCTGGCCGGGACCCGATCGTCTCGAAGCCATCGACGTGGGCCGGCGTGGTCTCCATGACAAAGCCGCCGAACTCTTGAGAGAGCGCCTCTCCACCAAAGTCAGCATAGACAAGGACACGGCGCGCCGGCTGTTCACGCTGATCTACGCGCTGCTCAGACGCAGCGCCGTTCATCGGAGCATTGTGAGTTGA
- a CDS encoding tyrosine-type recombinase/integrase, translating to MTVFTQFLGEKAERYIELRHSLGYSFSKQAATLRAFVRYVEHAQFVAPATRTMALDFVLSFGGAANSRTTRHGVLRRFYEYLTIYDAQTEALERRVFPRSRAIPPPRILSESELASLIDACARISPGIPLRGRTMATLIGLLASSGLRSGEAVRLDRSDVDLTSGVLLVRKTKFRKDRLVPVHTTTQAALRHYARDRDAAFPTPKDQGFFLSSRGNRLSATGLQNGFAEVRKLAGLDGGKPLRPHDLRHRFAVTRLSFWHQQRADVQALLPLLATYLGHASYSDTAYYLTGSADLLAIAADRAFLDGGAA from the coding sequence ATGACCGTCTTTACCCAATTCCTCGGCGAGAAGGCCGAGCGTTACATCGAACTGCGCCACTCGCTCGGCTACTCTTTCAGCAAACAAGCCGCCACCTTGCGGGCTTTCGTCCGCTACGTTGAACACGCTCAGTTCGTTGCGCCCGCCACCCGGACGATGGCGCTGGACTTCGTCCTGTCGTTCGGTGGCGCCGCCAACAGCCGCACCACTCGTCACGGCGTGCTCCGCCGATTCTACGAGTATCTCACCATCTATGACGCCCAAACCGAGGCCTTGGAGCGCAGAGTCTTTCCCAGATCCAGGGCAATTCCGCCGCCGCGCATCCTCAGCGAGTCAGAGTTGGCGTCGCTCATCGACGCATGTGCGCGCATTTCGCCAGGCATCCCACTCAGGGGGCGGACGATGGCAACGCTGATCGGATTGTTGGCAAGTTCGGGACTGCGATCTGGCGAAGCGGTCAGACTTGATCGTTCCGACGTCGATCTGACCAGCGGGGTTCTTCTGGTTCGGAAGACGAAGTTCCGCAAGGACCGTCTCGTTCCAGTTCACACGACGACCCAGGCTGCCCTTCGCCACTACGCACGTGATCGTGACGCCGCTTTTCCCACGCCCAAGGACCAGGGCTTCTTCCTCAGCTCTCGTGGCAACCGCCTCTCAGCGACCGGCCTGCAAAACGGTTTTGCCGAGGTCCGCAAGCTCGCCGGCCTTGATGGCGGTAAGCCCTTAAGGCCGCACGATCTCAGGCACCGGTTCGCCGTGACCCGTCTCAGCTTCTGGCATCAACAGCGTGCAGACGTTCAGGCGTTGCTCCCGTTGCTCGCCACATATCTCGGCCACGCCAGCTACAGCGATACAGCTTACTACCTCACGGGTTCGGCGGATCTTCTCGCCATTGCGGCGGATCGCGCTTTCCTCGATGGAGGTGCAGCATGA
- a CDS encoding aldehyde dehydrogenase family protein: MLAAKLHVTTSLAPISIHSPYDGALLGSVEATHPADMEKLLERARHGAELSRNLPRHKRAAILGRAAQIIESRSNAFAETIVREAGKTIVQARKEVLRCVNTLQLSAEEAKRNAGEIVPFDAYTGSEQRQGWFTREPLGIITAITPYNDPLNLVAHKLGPAIAGGNSVLLKPSNLTPFSAIKLAEALHEGGLPKEVITVAHGDRELVTAMITAREVRVVSFTGGFATGEAISRVAGLKKLAMELGGNAPVIVMNDCDFDKAVEGCVSGAFWAAGQNCIGAQRILIQAELYDQFRDAFVAATRKLKVGDPMQEDTDVGPMISAQVAELTEATVNEAIQAGATLLCGNHRKGSLYTPTVLVGTPPTCRAWQEEVFAPVVMLAPFATLDEAIEMANDSDYSLHAGIFTKDINVALEAASRIEAGGVMINDSSDYRFDAMPFGGFKYGSMGREGVRFAYEEMTQPKVVCINRG; the protein is encoded by the coding sequence ATGCTTGCCGCCAAACTCCACGTCACGACCAGCTTGGCTCCGATCTCCATTCACAGCCCTTATGATGGGGCGCTGCTTGGATCGGTCGAAGCGACGCATCCTGCCGATATGGAGAAGCTGCTCGAGCGAGCTCGCCATGGTGCCGAGCTGTCGCGCAATTTGCCGAGGCACAAACGGGCCGCCATTTTGGGACGCGCCGCGCAAATTATCGAAAGCCGAAGCAACGCTTTCGCCGAAACCATCGTTCGCGAAGCAGGCAAGACGATTGTTCAGGCCCGCAAGGAAGTGCTGCGCTGCGTCAACACGCTGCAGCTTTCGGCCGAAGAGGCAAAGCGCAACGCAGGTGAAATCGTGCCTTTCGATGCCTACACGGGATCGGAGCAGCGGCAAGGGTGGTTCACGCGCGAGCCGCTCGGCATCATTACAGCTATCACCCCCTATAACGATCCACTGAACCTTGTCGCTCATAAGCTCGGGCCTGCAATCGCCGGCGGCAACTCCGTGTTGCTCAAGCCGTCGAACCTGACACCGTTTTCGGCTATCAAGCTTGCCGAAGCGCTGCATGAGGGCGGTCTGCCTAAAGAAGTCATTACCGTCGCTCACGGTGACAGAGAGCTGGTGACCGCGATGATCACAGCGCGTGAGGTGCGCGTCGTGTCCTTCACCGGCGGCTTTGCCACTGGCGAAGCCATCAGCCGCGTGGCTGGCCTAAAGAAGCTCGCGATGGAGCTTGGCGGCAATGCCCCTGTTATCGTGATGAATGACTGCGACTTCGACAAGGCAGTCGAAGGTTGCGTCTCCGGCGCCTTCTGGGCCGCCGGGCAAAACTGCATCGGCGCGCAGCGCATCCTGATCCAGGCGGAGCTCTACGACCAATTCCGCGATGCCTTTGTCGCGGCCACCAGGAAGCTCAAGGTGGGTGATCCGATGCAGGAGGACACCGACGTCGGGCCGATGATATCTGCCCAAGTCGCTGAGCTCACTGAAGCAACTGTGAACGAGGCCATCCAAGCAGGTGCCACGCTGCTTTGTGGCAACCATCGCAAGGGGTCTCTGTACACCCCGACCGTCCTCGTAGGCACGCCGCCGACCTGCCGCGCATGGCAGGAGGAAGTGTTCGCGCCCGTGGTCATGCTCGCGCCCTTCGCCACGCTCGATGAAGCAATCGAAATGGCCAACGATTCGGATTACAGCCTCCATGCTGGAATCTTCACCAAGGATATCAACGTCGCGCTCGAGGCTGCAAGCAGGATCGAGGCTGGCGGTGTGATGATCAACGACTCTTCGGACTACCGCTTCGATGCCATGCCCTTCGGGGGCTTCAAATACGGTAGCATGGGCCGGGAAGGGGTGCGCTTTGCTTACGAAGAGATGACGCAGCCAAAGGTGGTTTGCATCAATCGCGGATGA
- the tnpA gene encoding IS66-like element accessory protein TnpA: MTLEHARGDLVAELSDAAAAEDRATGIGRARQRRLWSCTEKRALVDLASAAGSSVTEVAQAFGVAPSQLYAWRKQMGGGELDADQAMATFARIEVSDLPGVERPVADCPDPAGRIVVAFPSGARLRIDGTVDPNALRIVLAELTR, translated from the coding sequence ATGACATTGGAACATGCAAGGGGCGATTTGGTCGCCGAGTTAAGCGATGCCGCGGCGGCGGAAGACCGTGCCACAGGGATTGGGCGCGCGCGGCAACGACGGCTGTGGAGTTGCACAGAGAAGCGCGCGTTGGTCGACCTGGCGAGCGCGGCGGGGTCGTCGGTGACCGAGGTCGCGCAGGCGTTCGGCGTAGCGCCGTCACAGCTCTATGCCTGGCGCAAGCAGATGGGCGGCGGCGAGCTCGATGCCGATCAGGCGATGGCGACCTTCGCGCGCATCGAGGTGAGCGATCTGCCCGGTGTCGAACGGCCCGTCGCCGATTGCCCGGACCCGGCCGGCAGGATCGTCGTGGCCTTTCCGAGCGGTGCGCGATTGCGGATCGACGGGACCGTCGATCCGAATGCGCTGCGCATCGTCCTGGCGGAGTTGACCAGGTGA
- the ehuA gene encoding ectoine/hydroxyectoine ABC transporter ATP-binding protein EhuA, giving the protein MSDPMVRFENVTKRYGALTVLDGLNLDIARNEKVSIIGPSGSGKTTVLRMLMTLERIDEGAIWVDGEPLTHMRKNDRLVPAAGRHLRRVRGKIGMVFQHFNLFPHMTAVQNCMEAPISVLGLSKQAAEARAVELLEMVGLGDKKNHYPIQLSGGQKQRVAIARALAMRPKVMLFDEVTSALDPELVGEVLNVIRKLGAEHDLTMLMVTHQMGFAKEFSDRVCFFYGGKIAEQGTPEQLFGSPQNERTRQFLSAVLQAG; this is encoded by the coding sequence ATAAGTGATCCCATGGTTCGCTTCGAGAACGTAACAAAGCGATACGGCGCATTGACAGTGCTGGATGGACTTAATTTGGACATTGCGCGGAACGAAAAGGTATCCATTATAGGACCCTCAGGCTCGGGCAAAACTACTGTATTGCGCATGCTAATGACGTTGGAACGTATCGACGAAGGGGCGATCTGGGTCGACGGGGAGCCCCTCACGCACATGCGAAAGAACGACCGCCTGGTGCCGGCGGCCGGACGCCATCTTCGTCGTGTGCGCGGTAAGATTGGCATGGTTTTCCAGCACTTTAACCTGTTCCCGCACATGACCGCAGTGCAGAACTGCATGGAAGCGCCGATCTCGGTGCTTGGGCTCTCGAAGCAGGCGGCTGAAGCGCGCGCGGTCGAACTTCTTGAGATGGTAGGCTTGGGCGACAAAAAGAACCATTATCCAATTCAGCTCTCCGGCGGCCAAAAGCAGCGCGTGGCGATCGCGCGGGCTCTTGCAATGCGGCCCAAGGTGATGCTGTTTGACGAGGTTACATCGGCCCTCGACCCAGAGCTTGTTGGTGAGGTGCTCAATGTCATTCGTAAGCTCGGCGCCGAGCATGACCTCACCATGCTGATGGTGACGCACCAAATGGGCTTCGCTAAGGAGTTTTCAGATCGGGTCTGCTTCTTTTACGGTGGCAAGATTGCCGAACAGGGCACTCCCGAGCAACTCTTCGGAAGCCCGCAAAACGAGCGGACGAGGCAATTCTTGAGTGCTGTGCTACAGGCGGGATAG
- a CDS encoding site-specific integrase → MLDFYFSYRGVLKRLRSGALGGEMDRLAEHFFTLGYKRASAKCYLSRIAHFSQFAATRSGPMPILQDVVDSYLRTFTTDSPRIGAVSALGHARRVAPERFIVSVPNKEDDPDAPLLASFSDYLRRVRGLEPKTLEGVLLGGRRFLDWFHHHHPRQNLEMLTAEHVLAAAEHRLSLSATSSSRTAATSHIRTFLRFLYWAGHHRQDLACLVPRTPSWRLAHLPPRLAWDDVRQAIDAIGATTPVDIRDRAVLLLLATTGIRNGELRAIRLKDIDWRTGEVFVRRTKGKRDRVVPLLEETGAALADYILRARPKVDSPYLFLSFKPPLGPFTCASPVSRIVRKRLRHGGVELGRVAGAHLLRHSLATQLVRQRRPINEIADLLGHRSINTTALYVKVAASQLAEVALPFPGGAV, encoded by the coding sequence ATGCTCGACTTCTATTTTTCGTATCGTGGGGTACTCAAGCGCCTGCGTAGCGGTGCGCTCGGCGGCGAGATGGATCGCCTCGCGGAGCATTTCTTCACGCTTGGTTACAAGCGAGCATCGGCCAAGTGTTATCTGAGCCGGATTGCGCACTTTAGCCAGTTTGCCGCGACGCGCTCTGGTCCGATGCCGATCCTTCAAGATGTCGTCGATAGCTATTTGCGTACGTTTACTACGGATTCTCCGCGCATTGGGGCAGTGTCGGCGCTGGGACACGCACGGCGAGTGGCTCCGGAGCGGTTCATTGTTTCCGTTCCAAATAAAGAGGATGATCCGGACGCCCCGCTTCTGGCCTCCTTTTCGGACTATCTGCGTAGGGTACGGGGCCTGGAGCCGAAGACCCTCGAAGGCGTTCTTCTGGGCGGCCGCCGCTTTCTGGATTGGTTCCACCACCACCATCCTCGGCAAAACCTGGAGATGTTGACGGCTGAGCACGTCCTCGCTGCTGCCGAACATCGGCTGTCGCTATCGGCGACCTCCAGCAGCCGCACGGCAGCGACTTCTCACATTCGAACATTTCTTCGGTTTTTGTATTGGGCTGGCCACCATCGCCAAGATCTCGCCTGCCTTGTCCCAAGGACGCCCTCTTGGCGTTTAGCACATTTGCCGCCGCGCCTTGCATGGGATGACGTTCGGCAGGCGATCGATGCGATCGGCGCAACGACACCGGTCGACATCCGCGATCGAGCCGTCCTGCTGCTGCTCGCCACCACGGGCATTCGCAACGGCGAGTTACGCGCCATTCGGCTGAAGGATATCGACTGGCGTACCGGCGAGGTTTTTGTCCGGCGCACCAAGGGCAAACGTGATCGGGTGGTGCCACTCCTCGAGGAGACCGGCGCCGCACTCGCCGATTACATCCTGCGCGCTCGACCGAAGGTGGACAGTCCGTATCTGTTCCTGTCCTTCAAGCCGCCGCTGGGACCGTTCACGTGCGCATCGCCTGTTTCGAGGATCGTGCGGAAGCGGTTGCGGCATGGCGGGGTCGAACTCGGGCGGGTCGCAGGTGCGCATCTCCTGCGCCACAGCCTTGCCACCCAGCTCGTCAGGCAGCGAAGGCCAATCAACGAGATCGCCGATCTTCTTGGACACCGGAGTATCAATACAACGGCGCTGTACGTGAAGGTTGCGGCCTCACAACTCGCCGAGGTCGCACTCCCGTTTCCGGGAGGCGCGGTATGA
- the ehuD gene encoding ectoine/hydroxyectoine ABC transporter permease subunit EhuD, which translates to MKAWDWSYVCEALPYLYRGAIVTVQATLLGFAIALVLGLVLALIRQSPNRYVSIAMREITDFVRSTPLLLQVFFVYFVGPQFGIVIPTWMAGIGVLGLHYAAYCSECYRGGIESVDGGQWEACTALNLSRARTWRVVILPQAVPPAVPSLGNYFIAMFKDTPILAAISILEMLQQAKNFGAENYRYIEAITMAGVFYLVFSLVASAIVQGISFWLQRRYHLQ; encoded by the coding sequence GTGAAAGCTTGGGATTGGTCGTACGTGTGTGAGGCGTTGCCGTATCTTTATCGGGGTGCGATCGTCACAGTTCAGGCTACACTGCTCGGTTTCGCGATCGCCCTAGTGCTAGGCCTAGTCCTCGCACTCATCCGCCAGTCGCCGAATCGCTATGTGTCGATTGCCATGAGGGAAATCACGGATTTCGTTCGTTCGACGCCCCTCCTTCTGCAAGTGTTCTTCGTCTATTTCGTTGGTCCGCAGTTCGGCATCGTAATACCTACTTGGATGGCGGGCATTGGTGTGCTGGGTCTCCACTACGCCGCCTACTGTTCGGAATGCTACCGTGGGGGCATCGAGAGCGTGGATGGTGGTCAATGGGAGGCTTGTACAGCGTTGAACCTGTCACGTGCACGTACCTGGCGCGTCGTCATACTACCACAGGCGGTCCCGCCGGCCGTGCCCAGTCTGGGCAACTACTTTATTGCTATGTTCAAAGACACACCGATCCTGGCTGCCATCTCCATTCTTGAGATGCTGCAGCAGGCGAAGAACTTTGGAGCCGAGAACTACCGCTATATAGAGGCTATCACGATGGCTGGCGTGTTTTACCTCGTGTTCAGTTTGGTAGCATCCGCGATCGTGCAGGGGATAAGCTTTTGGCTCCAACGCCGCTACCATTTACAGTAG
- a CDS encoding recombinase family protein: MSKITPDHLGRAAVVYVRQSTLAQVMGNLESQRRQYELAAAAKAAGFASVTVIDDDLGRSGSGSVERPGFERLVALVCSGGVGAVYCIEASRLARNGRDWHHLIDLCALTGAVVVDPDGVYDARVVNDRLLLGLKGTMSEYELSLMRQRGLISRNAKAQRGEFRFMLPPGFCWSETGKVEKDPDEHVQEAVKLVFTKFRELGSARQVFLWLRDADIKMPVVRRNVEVYKVIWKLPAYHTVIQILHNPLYAGAYAFGRNGQSTQVVDGRARKRNGCKRPREEWSAFLRDNHEGYISWQEFEENERLLLENAYMKKNCDRKSGRGGRALLTGLMRCGRCGRMVRVNYGTMKGNAHRYQCRGDEEGIGIGVCIGIGGVRVDKAVAVACLEAVSDRAVEAAIFAADQIERSNNDVIAAVERNLEAARYEASLAARRYESVDPAKRHVARELETRWNGALEHVAELEGRIEELRSAAAMRPRIDRGALLQLAQDLPAVWNAPSTDTRTKQRLIHVLIKEIILDLDEATNEAVLLVHWHGGRHTEIRVARVKTGRYPQDLAPTAVEALRKLAGHWPDKELAVSLNRMRCKTGDGETWTTVRVREMRERLGLPEYDPDKSDGKMISLGKAAQHLGICIGSAKTLVLRGGLPATQHMSGAQWLVPVEALTSDSVRIGVQKIIDRRPQHYEDYQYDKVVRLPGI, translated from the coding sequence ATGAGCAAGATCACACCTGACCATCTGGGCCGCGCGGCCGTCGTCTATGTGCGGCAATCAACTTTGGCGCAGGTCATGGGCAATCTCGAAAGCCAGCGGCGACAATATGAGCTTGCTGCCGCTGCCAAGGCCGCGGGCTTTGCCTCGGTGACCGTGATCGATGACGATCTCGGGCGGTCGGGCTCGGGGAGCGTCGAGCGACCCGGGTTCGAACGGCTCGTCGCTCTTGTCTGTTCCGGTGGTGTTGGCGCCGTCTATTGTATCGAAGCGTCACGGTTGGCGAGAAACGGCCGTGACTGGCATCATCTGATCGATCTGTGCGCGCTCACCGGCGCGGTGGTGGTCGATCCAGACGGCGTTTATGATGCCCGAGTCGTCAATGATCGTTTGCTACTGGGGTTGAAAGGAACAATGTCGGAATATGAGCTCAGCCTGATGCGTCAACGCGGCCTGATCTCGCGCAACGCCAAGGCCCAGCGCGGTGAGTTCCGCTTCATGCTTCCGCCAGGCTTCTGCTGGAGTGAGACGGGTAAGGTCGAAAAGGATCCTGATGAACATGTCCAGGAAGCTGTGAAACTTGTCTTCACCAAGTTCCGCGAACTGGGGAGCGCGCGACAGGTGTTTCTCTGGCTACGTGACGCCGATATCAAAATGCCGGTCGTTCGCCGTAACGTCGAAGTTTACAAAGTCATCTGGAAACTGCCCGCTTACCATACCGTGATCCAGATCCTGCACAATCCGCTCTATGCCGGCGCCTATGCGTTCGGACGAAATGGTCAGAGTACACAGGTCGTTGATGGCCGAGCGCGCAAGAGGAACGGCTGCAAACGCCCTCGTGAGGAATGGTCGGCGTTTTTGCGCGATAATCACGAGGGCTATATCAGTTGGCAGGAGTTCGAAGAGAACGAACGGCTGCTGCTCGAGAATGCCTACATGAAGAAAAACTGCGACCGGAAGTCCGGGCGCGGAGGTCGTGCCCTGTTGACGGGCCTGATGCGCTGTGGCCGTTGCGGGCGCATGGTGCGTGTGAACTACGGAACGATGAAGGGCAATGCGCACCGATATCAGTGTCGGGGCGACGAAGAGGGTATCGGTATTGGTGTGTGCATCGGAATAGGTGGCGTGCGCGTTGACAAGGCGGTTGCTGTGGCCTGCCTCGAAGCGGTCTCGGACCGCGCCGTTGAGGCCGCTATCTTCGCGGCTGACCAGATTGAGCGATCCAACAACGACGTCATTGCGGCCGTAGAGCGCAATCTGGAAGCGGCGCGCTATGAGGCATCGCTCGCGGCACGGCGTTATGAATCGGTAGATCCGGCGAAGCGCCACGTCGCACGGGAACTGGAGACGCGATGGAATGGCGCGCTGGAACATGTTGCGGAACTCGAAGGAAGGATCGAAGAGTTACGCTCGGCGGCGGCGATGCGGCCCAGGATTGACCGCGGTGCGCTTCTACAGCTTGCGCAGGATTTACCCGCCGTTTGGAACGCACCCTCGACCGATACGAGAACGAAGCAGCGGCTGATCCACGTCCTGATCAAGGAGATTATCCTCGATCTTGACGAAGCAACCAACGAAGCGGTGTTGCTCGTCCATTGGCATGGCGGGCGCCATACGGAAATCCGCGTCGCGCGCGTCAAGACCGGGCGCTATCCCCAGGACCTGGCACCAACGGCGGTTGAGGCGCTCCGCAAGCTTGCCGGCCATTGGCCGGACAAGGAGCTTGCGGTCTCTCTCAACCGTATGCGGTGCAAAACCGGTGACGGCGAGACTTGGACCACTGTGCGAGTTCGGGAAATGCGTGAACGCCTCGGATTGCCGGAATACGATCCGGACAAATCCGATGGAAAGATGATCAGTTTGGGCAAGGCTGCACAGCACCTTGGTATCTGTATCGGCTCCGCCAAAACCCTGGTGCTCAGGGGGGGGTTGCCAGCGACACAGCATATGTCTGGCGCTCAATGGCTTGTTCCGGTTGAAGCACTGACATCGGACTCTGTTCGGATAGGGGTGCAGAAAATTATCGACCGGCGACCCCAACATTACGAAGATTATCAATATGATAAGGTTGTTCGCCTGCCCGGAATCTAA